In a genomic window of Ipomoea triloba cultivar NCNSP0323 chromosome 3, ASM357664v1:
- the LOC116013360 gene encoding uncharacterized protein LOC116013360 isoform X4, giving the protein MRVVVGVRRRRRRLALRCFLLSSAFSTLVGLLLLSSSRSDDLPLKAAVVAKVADTTTRSDVGGNKTCATVEEMGEVFRGGSLKEALRLRRIIQNHFAINGAPRVRKLSPKEFCRHGFVLGKASEAGFGNEMYKILTGAALSVMLNRSLIIGQTRGRFPFGEFISYSDVGFTMNEIKHLWRQNGCLTKYGRHLVIRIDDFLKPIQTNVLCSNYRRWKQPIICIRLQNTTDAMAAQFFLKNIHDDMRIAATDLFGRSEDLHNRPNVFGELMRVLISPSEVVQRAVQSVLKGDADPDIALHMRMLTNRSVRAVRAALGCIKKAAGNLKLSPKPRVVVVSDTPSLVKDIAPYLNEFAEVLHFDYKHFDGAQKARGKINNLNFRSKDWGPAPRWVAFVDFFLASRAKHAVISGAHRRVGTTYAQLIAALGAAYHLVARISARG; this is encoded by the exons ATGAGGGTGGTGGTCGGAGTTAGACGGCGACGGAGGCGCCTTGCCCTGCGGTGCTTCCTGCTGAGCAGTGCGTTCTCCACACTCGTTGGCTTATTACTCCTCAGCTCATCAAGATCCGACGACCTCCCACTCAAAGCAGCCGTTGTAGCAAAGGTAGCTGATACTACTACCAGATCCGACGTTGGAGGAAACAAAACATGCGCAACAGTTGAAGAGATGGGCGAGGTCTTTCGCGGAGGGTCTCTGAAGGAAGCTCTCAGGCTCAGAAGAATCATCCAAAATCACTTTGCCATAAATG GTGCCCCGAGAGTGAGAAAACTTTCGCCTAAGGAGTTCTGCAGACATGGGTTTGTGTTGGGCAAGGCATCAGAAGCAGGTTTTGGGAACGAAATGTACAAGATTTTAACTGGGGCGGCACTGAGTGTGATGTTGAACCGGTCTCTGATTATTGGGCAAACCAG GGGCAGGTTTCCCTTTGGGGAATTCATTTCTTACTCTGATGTTGGCTTCACCATGAATGAAATCAAGCATCTTTGGCGACAGAATGGTTGTTTGACAAAATATGGAAGGCATCTAGTCATCAGAATTGATGACTTCCTAAAGCCAATACAAACTAATGTTCTGTGCAGCAATTACAGGAGATGGAAACAGCCTATCATATG TATTAGGTTACAAAACACAACAGACGCTATGGCTgctcaattttttttgaagaatataCATGATGACATGAGGATAGCTGCCACTGATTTATTTGGGAGATCTGAAGACCTTCATAATAGGCCAAATGTATTTGGGGAGTTAATGAGAGTTCTAATATCTCCTTCGGAAGTTGTACAACGTGCTGTGCAATCAGTCCTTAAAGGTGATGCTGACCCCGATATAGCTCTGCACATGCGGATGCTTACAAAcag GTCAGTGAGAGCAGTTCGGGCAGCATTGGGTTGCATAAAAAAAGCTGCAGGCAATCTTAAACTAAGTCCAAAACCCAGAGTTGTTGTAGTTTCAGATACACCTTCTTTGGTGAAAGACATTGCTCCATACTTAAATGAGTTTGCAGAG GTTCTGCACTTTGATTACAAACATTTTGACGGAGCTCAAAAAGCAAGaggaaaaattaataatttgaacttTAGAAGCAAGGATTGGGGTCCAGCACCAAGATGGGTTGCCtttgttgatttttttcttGCTTCGCGGGCAAAACATGCTGTTATTTCTGGTGCTCACAGGCGTGTGGGGACTACATATGCTCAGTTGATTGCAGCATTGGGGGCAGCTTACCATCTAG TTGCTCGGATTTCAGCTCGGGGATAA
- the LOC116013360 gene encoding uncharacterized protein LOC116013360 isoform X1 — translation MRVVVGVRRRRRRLALRCFLLSSAFSTLVGLLLLSSSRSDDLPLKAAVVAKVADTTTRSDVGGNKTCATVEEMGEVFRGGSLKEALRLRRIIQNHFAINGAPRVRKLSPKEFCRHGFVLGKASEAGFGNEMYKILTGAALSVMLNRSLIIGQTRGRFPFGEFISYSDVGFTMNEIKHLWRQNGCLTKYGRHLVIRIDDFLKPIQTNVLCSNYRRWKQPIICIRLQNTTDAMAAQFFLKNIHDDMRIAATDLFGRSEDLHNRPNVFGELMRVLISPSEVVQRAVQSVLKGDADPDIALHMRMLTNRSVRAVRAALGCIKKAAGNLKLSPKPRVVVVSDTPSLVKDIAPYLNEFAEVLHFDYKHFDGAQKARGKINNLNFRSKDWGPAPRWVAFVDFFLASRAKHAVISGAHRRVGTTYAQLIAALGAAYHLEDNSSSFSFLSSFQRNLVYDGLRRNQMGWGHVWNRFAGPLSCHSQSNQCAYTPLLPPAWWDGIWQSPISRDIRRMEAYGIRLSAFGTFDVNQLRTFCNSRKDTVVTKKLII, via the exons ATGAGGGTGGTGGTCGGAGTTAGACGGCGACGGAGGCGCCTTGCCCTGCGGTGCTTCCTGCTGAGCAGTGCGTTCTCCACACTCGTTGGCTTATTACTCCTCAGCTCATCAAGATCCGACGACCTCCCACTCAAAGCAGCCGTTGTAGCAAAGGTAGCTGATACTACTACCAGATCCGACGTTGGAGGAAACAAAACATGCGCAACAGTTGAAGAGATGGGCGAGGTCTTTCGCGGAGGGTCTCTGAAGGAAGCTCTCAGGCTCAGAAGAATCATCCAAAATCACTTTGCCATAAATG GTGCCCCGAGAGTGAGAAAACTTTCGCCTAAGGAGTTCTGCAGACATGGGTTTGTGTTGGGCAAGGCATCAGAAGCAGGTTTTGGGAACGAAATGTACAAGATTTTAACTGGGGCGGCACTGAGTGTGATGTTGAACCGGTCTCTGATTATTGGGCAAACCAG GGGCAGGTTTCCCTTTGGGGAATTCATTTCTTACTCTGATGTTGGCTTCACCATGAATGAAATCAAGCATCTTTGGCGACAGAATGGTTGTTTGACAAAATATGGAAGGCATCTAGTCATCAGAATTGATGACTTCCTAAAGCCAATACAAACTAATGTTCTGTGCAGCAATTACAGGAGATGGAAACAGCCTATCATATG TATTAGGTTACAAAACACAACAGACGCTATGGCTgctcaattttttttgaagaatataCATGATGACATGAGGATAGCTGCCACTGATTTATTTGGGAGATCTGAAGACCTTCATAATAGGCCAAATGTATTTGGGGAGTTAATGAGAGTTCTAATATCTCCTTCGGAAGTTGTACAACGTGCTGTGCAATCAGTCCTTAAAGGTGATGCTGACCCCGATATAGCTCTGCACATGCGGATGCTTACAAAcag GTCAGTGAGAGCAGTTCGGGCAGCATTGGGTTGCATAAAAAAAGCTGCAGGCAATCTTAAACTAAGTCCAAAACCCAGAGTTGTTGTAGTTTCAGATACACCTTCTTTGGTGAAAGACATTGCTCCATACTTAAATGAGTTTGCAGAG GTTCTGCACTTTGATTACAAACATTTTGACGGAGCTCAAAAAGCAAGaggaaaaattaataatttgaacttTAGAAGCAAGGATTGGGGTCCAGCACCAAGATGGGTTGCCtttgttgatttttttcttGCTTCGCGGGCAAAACATGCTGTTATTTCTGGTGCTCACAGGCGTGTGGGGACTACATATGCTCAGTTGATTGCAGCATTGGGGGCAGCTTACCATCTAG AAGATAATTCTTCAAGTTTCAGTTTCCTAAGTAGCTTCCAAAGGAACTTGGTTTATGATGGGTTGAGGAGGAATCAGATGGGTTGGGGACATGTGTGGAACAGATTTGCAGGCCCATTGAGTTGCCACAGTCAATCCAACCAATGTGCCTACACACCTCTTCTTCCTCCTGCTTGGTGGGATGGCATATGGCAGTCACCCATTTCACGGGATATCCGCAGGATGGAAGCGTATGGCATCCGACTTTCGGCTTTTGGGACTTTTGATGTTAACCAACTACGTACATTCTGTAATTCCAGGAAGGATACTGTAGTAACTAAGAAACTcatcatttaa
- the LOC116013360 gene encoding uncharacterized protein LOC116013360 isoform X3, with the protein MRVVVGVRRRRRRLALRCFLLSSAFSTLVGLLLLSSSRSDDLPLKAAVVAKVADTTTRSDVGGNKTCATVEEMGEVFRGGSLKEALRLRRIIQNHFAINGAPRVRKLSPKEFCRHGFVLGKASEAGFGNEMYKILTGAALSVMLNRSLIIGQTRGRFPFGEFISYSDVGFTMNEIKHLWRQNGCLTKYGRHLVIRIDDFLKPIQTNVLCSNYRRWKQPIIWLQNTTDAMAAQFFLKNIHDDMRIAATDLFGRSEDLHNRPNVFGELMRVLISPSEVVQRAVQSVLKGDADPDIALHMRMLTNRSVRAVRAALGCIKKAAGNLKLSPKPRVVVVSDTPSLVKDIAPYLNEFAEVLHFDYKHFDGAQKARGKINNLNFRSKDWGPAPRWVAFVDFFLASRAKHAVISGAHRRVGTTYAQLIAALGAAYHLEDNSSSFSFLSSFQRNLVYDGLRRNQMGWGHVWNRFAGPLSCHSQSNQCAYTPLLPPAWWDGIWQSPISRDIRRMEAYGIRLSAFGTFDVNQLRTFCNSRKDTVVTKKLII; encoded by the exons ATGAGGGTGGTGGTCGGAGTTAGACGGCGACGGAGGCGCCTTGCCCTGCGGTGCTTCCTGCTGAGCAGTGCGTTCTCCACACTCGTTGGCTTATTACTCCTCAGCTCATCAAGATCCGACGACCTCCCACTCAAAGCAGCCGTTGTAGCAAAGGTAGCTGATACTACTACCAGATCCGACGTTGGAGGAAACAAAACATGCGCAACAGTTGAAGAGATGGGCGAGGTCTTTCGCGGAGGGTCTCTGAAGGAAGCTCTCAGGCTCAGAAGAATCATCCAAAATCACTTTGCCATAAATG GTGCCCCGAGAGTGAGAAAACTTTCGCCTAAGGAGTTCTGCAGACATGGGTTTGTGTTGGGCAAGGCATCAGAAGCAGGTTTTGGGAACGAAATGTACAAGATTTTAACTGGGGCGGCACTGAGTGTGATGTTGAACCGGTCTCTGATTATTGGGCAAACCAG GGGCAGGTTTCCCTTTGGGGAATTCATTTCTTACTCTGATGTTGGCTTCACCATGAATGAAATCAAGCATCTTTGGCGACAGAATGGTTGTTTGACAAAATATGGAAGGCATCTAGTCATCAGAATTGATGACTTCCTAAAGCCAATACAAACTAATGTTCTGTGCAGCAATTACAGGAGATGGAAACAGCCTATCATATG GTTACAAAACACAACAGACGCTATGGCTgctcaattttttttgaagaatataCATGATGACATGAGGATAGCTGCCACTGATTTATTTGGGAGATCTGAAGACCTTCATAATAGGCCAAATGTATTTGGGGAGTTAATGAGAGTTCTAATATCTCCTTCGGAAGTTGTACAACGTGCTGTGCAATCAGTCCTTAAAGGTGATGCTGACCCCGATATAGCTCTGCACATGCGGATGCTTACAAAcag GTCAGTGAGAGCAGTTCGGGCAGCATTGGGTTGCATAAAAAAAGCTGCAGGCAATCTTAAACTAAGTCCAAAACCCAGAGTTGTTGTAGTTTCAGATACACCTTCTTTGGTGAAAGACATTGCTCCATACTTAAATGAGTTTGCAGAG GTTCTGCACTTTGATTACAAACATTTTGACGGAGCTCAAAAAGCAAGaggaaaaattaataatttgaacttTAGAAGCAAGGATTGGGGTCCAGCACCAAGATGGGTTGCCtttgttgatttttttcttGCTTCGCGGGCAAAACATGCTGTTATTTCTGGTGCTCACAGGCGTGTGGGGACTACATATGCTCAGTTGATTGCAGCATTGGGGGCAGCTTACCATCTAG AAGATAATTCTTCAAGTTTCAGTTTCCTAAGTAGCTTCCAAAGGAACTTGGTTTATGATGGGTTGAGGAGGAATCAGATGGGTTGGGGACATGTGTGGAACAGATTTGCAGGCCCATTGAGTTGCCACAGTCAATCCAACCAATGTGCCTACACACCTCTTCTTCCTCCTGCTTGGTGGGATGGCATATGGCAGTCACCCATTTCACGGGATATCCGCAGGATGGAAGCGTATGGCATCCGACTTTCGGCTTTTGGGACTTTTGATGTTAACCAACTACGTACATTCTGTAATTCCAGGAAGGATACTGTAGTAACTAAGAAACTcatcatttaa
- the LOC116013360 gene encoding uncharacterized protein LOC116013360 isoform X2: MRVVVGVRRRRRRLALRCFLLSSAFSTLVGLLLLSSSRSDDLPLKAAVVAKVADTTTRSDVGGNKTCATVEEMGEVFRGGSLKEALRLRRIIQNHFAINGAPRVRKLSPKEFCRHGFVLGKASEAGFGNEMYKILTGAALSVMLNRSLIIGQTRGRFPFGEFISYSDVGFTMNEIKHLWRQNGCLTKYGRHLVIRIDDFLKPIQTNVLCSNYRRWKQPIICIRLQNTTDAMAAQFFLKNIHDDMRIAATDLFGRSEDLHNRPNVFGELMRVLISPSEVVQRAVQSVLKGDADPDIALHMRMLTNRSVRAVRAALGCIKKAAGNLKLSPKPRVVVVSDTPSLVKDIAPYLNEFAEVLHFDYKHFDGAQKARGKINNLNFRSKDWGPAPRWVAFVDFFLASRAKHAVISGAHRRVGTTYAQLIAALGAAYHLDNSSSFSFLSSFQRNLVYDGLRRNQMGWGHVWNRFAGPLSCHSQSNQCAYTPLLPPAWWDGIWQSPISRDIRRMEAYGIRLSAFGTFDVNQLRTFCNSRKDTVVTKKLII, translated from the exons ATGAGGGTGGTGGTCGGAGTTAGACGGCGACGGAGGCGCCTTGCCCTGCGGTGCTTCCTGCTGAGCAGTGCGTTCTCCACACTCGTTGGCTTATTACTCCTCAGCTCATCAAGATCCGACGACCTCCCACTCAAAGCAGCCGTTGTAGCAAAGGTAGCTGATACTACTACCAGATCCGACGTTGGAGGAAACAAAACATGCGCAACAGTTGAAGAGATGGGCGAGGTCTTTCGCGGAGGGTCTCTGAAGGAAGCTCTCAGGCTCAGAAGAATCATCCAAAATCACTTTGCCATAAATG GTGCCCCGAGAGTGAGAAAACTTTCGCCTAAGGAGTTCTGCAGACATGGGTTTGTGTTGGGCAAGGCATCAGAAGCAGGTTTTGGGAACGAAATGTACAAGATTTTAACTGGGGCGGCACTGAGTGTGATGTTGAACCGGTCTCTGATTATTGGGCAAACCAG GGGCAGGTTTCCCTTTGGGGAATTCATTTCTTACTCTGATGTTGGCTTCACCATGAATGAAATCAAGCATCTTTGGCGACAGAATGGTTGTTTGACAAAATATGGAAGGCATCTAGTCATCAGAATTGATGACTTCCTAAAGCCAATACAAACTAATGTTCTGTGCAGCAATTACAGGAGATGGAAACAGCCTATCATATG TATTAGGTTACAAAACACAACAGACGCTATGGCTgctcaattttttttgaagaatataCATGATGACATGAGGATAGCTGCCACTGATTTATTTGGGAGATCTGAAGACCTTCATAATAGGCCAAATGTATTTGGGGAGTTAATGAGAGTTCTAATATCTCCTTCGGAAGTTGTACAACGTGCTGTGCAATCAGTCCTTAAAGGTGATGCTGACCCCGATATAGCTCTGCACATGCGGATGCTTACAAAcag GTCAGTGAGAGCAGTTCGGGCAGCATTGGGTTGCATAAAAAAAGCTGCAGGCAATCTTAAACTAAGTCCAAAACCCAGAGTTGTTGTAGTTTCAGATACACCTTCTTTGGTGAAAGACATTGCTCCATACTTAAATGAGTTTGCAGAG GTTCTGCACTTTGATTACAAACATTTTGACGGAGCTCAAAAAGCAAGaggaaaaattaataatttgaacttTAGAAGCAAGGATTGGGGTCCAGCACCAAGATGGGTTGCCtttgttgatttttttcttGCTTCGCGGGCAAAACATGCTGTTATTTCTGGTGCTCACAGGCGTGTGGGGACTACATATGCTCAGTTGATTGCAGCATTGGGGGCAGCTTACCATCTAG ATAATTCTTCAAGTTTCAGTTTCCTAAGTAGCTTCCAAAGGAACTTGGTTTATGATGGGTTGAGGAGGAATCAGATGGGTTGGGGACATGTGTGGAACAGATTTGCAGGCCCATTGAGTTGCCACAGTCAATCCAACCAATGTGCCTACACACCTCTTCTTCCTCCTGCTTGGTGGGATGGCATATGGCAGTCACCCATTTCACGGGATATCCGCAGGATGGAAGCGTATGGCATCCGACTTTCGGCTTTTGGGACTTTTGATGTTAACCAACTACGTACATTCTGTAATTCCAGGAAGGATACTGTAGTAACTAAGAAACTcatcatttaa
- the LOC116013360 gene encoding uncharacterized protein LOC116013360 isoform X6 has product MRVVVGVRRRRRRLALRCFLLSSAFSTLVGLLLLSSSRSDDLPLKAAVVAKVADTTTRSDVGGNKTCATVEEMGEVFRGGSLKEALRLRRIIQNHFAINGAPRVRKLSPKEFCRHGFVLGKASEAGFGNEMYKILTGAALSVMLNRSLIIGQTRGRFPFGEFISYSDVGFTMNEIKHLWRQNGCLTKYGRHLVIRIDDFLKPIQTNVLCSNYRRWKQPIICIRLQNTTDAMAAQFFLKNIHDDMRIAATDLFGRSEDLHNRPNVFGELMRVLISPSEVVQRAVQSVLKGDADPDIALHMRMLTNRSVRAVRAALGCIKKAAGNLKLSPKPRVVVVSDTPSLVKDIAPYLNEFAEVLHFDYKHFDGAQKARGKINNLNFRSKDWGPAPRWVAFVDFFLASRAKHAVISGAHRRVGTTYAQLIAALGAAYHLVS; this is encoded by the exons ATGAGGGTGGTGGTCGGAGTTAGACGGCGACGGAGGCGCCTTGCCCTGCGGTGCTTCCTGCTGAGCAGTGCGTTCTCCACACTCGTTGGCTTATTACTCCTCAGCTCATCAAGATCCGACGACCTCCCACTCAAAGCAGCCGTTGTAGCAAAGGTAGCTGATACTACTACCAGATCCGACGTTGGAGGAAACAAAACATGCGCAACAGTTGAAGAGATGGGCGAGGTCTTTCGCGGAGGGTCTCTGAAGGAAGCTCTCAGGCTCAGAAGAATCATCCAAAATCACTTTGCCATAAATG GTGCCCCGAGAGTGAGAAAACTTTCGCCTAAGGAGTTCTGCAGACATGGGTTTGTGTTGGGCAAGGCATCAGAAGCAGGTTTTGGGAACGAAATGTACAAGATTTTAACTGGGGCGGCACTGAGTGTGATGTTGAACCGGTCTCTGATTATTGGGCAAACCAG GGGCAGGTTTCCCTTTGGGGAATTCATTTCTTACTCTGATGTTGGCTTCACCATGAATGAAATCAAGCATCTTTGGCGACAGAATGGTTGTTTGACAAAATATGGAAGGCATCTAGTCATCAGAATTGATGACTTCCTAAAGCCAATACAAACTAATGTTCTGTGCAGCAATTACAGGAGATGGAAACAGCCTATCATATG TATTAGGTTACAAAACACAACAGACGCTATGGCTgctcaattttttttgaagaatataCATGATGACATGAGGATAGCTGCCACTGATTTATTTGGGAGATCTGAAGACCTTCATAATAGGCCAAATGTATTTGGGGAGTTAATGAGAGTTCTAATATCTCCTTCGGAAGTTGTACAACGTGCTGTGCAATCAGTCCTTAAAGGTGATGCTGACCCCGATATAGCTCTGCACATGCGGATGCTTACAAAcag GTCAGTGAGAGCAGTTCGGGCAGCATTGGGTTGCATAAAAAAAGCTGCAGGCAATCTTAAACTAAGTCCAAAACCCAGAGTTGTTGTAGTTTCAGATACACCTTCTTTGGTGAAAGACATTGCTCCATACTTAAATGAGTTTGCAGAG GTTCTGCACTTTGATTACAAACATTTTGACGGAGCTCAAAAAGCAAGaggaaaaattaataatttgaacttTAGAAGCAAGGATTGGGGTCCAGCACCAAGATGGGTTGCCtttgttgatttttttcttGCTTCGCGGGCAAAACATGCTGTTATTTCTGGTGCTCACAGGCGTGTGGGGACTACATATGCTCAGTTGATTGCAGCATTGGGGGCAGCTTACCATCTAG TTTCCTAA
- the LOC116013360 gene encoding uncharacterized protein LOC116013360 isoform X5 translates to MRVVVGVRRRRRRLALRCFLLSSAFSTLVGLLLLSSSRSDDLPLKAAVVAKVADTTTRSDVGGNKTCATVEEMGEVFRGGSLKEALRLRRIIQNHFAINGAPRVRKLSPKEFCRHGFVLGKASEAGFGNEMYKILTGAALSVMLNRSLIIGQTRGRFPFGEFISYSDVGFTMNEIKHLWRQNGCLTKYGRHLVIRIDDFLKPIQTNVLCSNYRRWKQPIICIRLQNTTDAMAAQFFLKNIHDDMRIAATDLFGRSEDLHNRPNVFGELMRVLISPSEVVQRAVQSVLKGDADPDIALHMRMLTNRSVRAVRAALGCIKKAAGNLKLSPKPRVVVVSDTPSLVKDIAPYLNEFAEVLHFDYKHFDGAQKARGKINNLNFRSKDWGPAPRWVAFVDFFLASRAKHAVISGAHRRVGTTYAQLIAALGAAYHLVSVS, encoded by the exons ATGAGGGTGGTGGTCGGAGTTAGACGGCGACGGAGGCGCCTTGCCCTGCGGTGCTTCCTGCTGAGCAGTGCGTTCTCCACACTCGTTGGCTTATTACTCCTCAGCTCATCAAGATCCGACGACCTCCCACTCAAAGCAGCCGTTGTAGCAAAGGTAGCTGATACTACTACCAGATCCGACGTTGGAGGAAACAAAACATGCGCAACAGTTGAAGAGATGGGCGAGGTCTTTCGCGGAGGGTCTCTGAAGGAAGCTCTCAGGCTCAGAAGAATCATCCAAAATCACTTTGCCATAAATG GTGCCCCGAGAGTGAGAAAACTTTCGCCTAAGGAGTTCTGCAGACATGGGTTTGTGTTGGGCAAGGCATCAGAAGCAGGTTTTGGGAACGAAATGTACAAGATTTTAACTGGGGCGGCACTGAGTGTGATGTTGAACCGGTCTCTGATTATTGGGCAAACCAG GGGCAGGTTTCCCTTTGGGGAATTCATTTCTTACTCTGATGTTGGCTTCACCATGAATGAAATCAAGCATCTTTGGCGACAGAATGGTTGTTTGACAAAATATGGAAGGCATCTAGTCATCAGAATTGATGACTTCCTAAAGCCAATACAAACTAATGTTCTGTGCAGCAATTACAGGAGATGGAAACAGCCTATCATATG TATTAGGTTACAAAACACAACAGACGCTATGGCTgctcaattttttttgaagaatataCATGATGACATGAGGATAGCTGCCACTGATTTATTTGGGAGATCTGAAGACCTTCATAATAGGCCAAATGTATTTGGGGAGTTAATGAGAGTTCTAATATCTCCTTCGGAAGTTGTACAACGTGCTGTGCAATCAGTCCTTAAAGGTGATGCTGACCCCGATATAGCTCTGCACATGCGGATGCTTACAAAcag GTCAGTGAGAGCAGTTCGGGCAGCATTGGGTTGCATAAAAAAAGCTGCAGGCAATCTTAAACTAAGTCCAAAACCCAGAGTTGTTGTAGTTTCAGATACACCTTCTTTGGTGAAAGACATTGCTCCATACTTAAATGAGTTTGCAGAG GTTCTGCACTTTGATTACAAACATTTTGACGGAGCTCAAAAAGCAAGaggaaaaattaataatttgaacttTAGAAGCAAGGATTGGGGTCCAGCACCAAGATGGGTTGCCtttgttgatttttttcttGCTTCGCGGGCAAAACATGCTGTTATTTCTGGTGCTCACAGGCGTGTGGGGACTACATATGCTCAGTTGATTGCAGCATTGGGGGCAGCTTACCATCTAG TTTCAGTTTCCTAA